The window TAAAGTATCTAGGACCTGTATGTGCACTTGCTGATTGgatttattactttttcttttgtttaattgTAGTTGTAGTTGACTTTACTGACTATTTGACTAGTACAGCAGTACTGCATTATTCCAAAAGTTGTTGCCTTTTGCTGCTTTTCTGACTAGTTGATCCTTCTTAATAATTTTCTACATTAGCAAGAGAGAGAGCACTATGAATACATTGTCTGTGAGGGGAATATTATCCACAAGCAATCTGGAGATTTTCTTCACACAAGAGAAGATTCTAAGGATGCCAAGTGGATATTTGTTATGAGCACCTCTAAGAAACTTTATGCTGGCAAGGTAACAATTCAAGCTCAGTTATTGTTTCTACTTTTCCATTTCCTCATTTCTATACAGGAACTCCAGCCATATTGATACATTCTAATAACCTCTCAGAAAAAGAAGGGATTATTCCATCATTCATCTTTTTTGGCTGGTGGAGCTACCGTGGCTGCTGGAAGGCTGGAGGCTGAGCATGGCATTCTTAAGGTATAATTAACTTCACAGGCTGCATGATTAGGTTTTTGCACTATTGGAATATCTTTGAAGAATATGAGATGGTCTCATTAACAGTCTCAAAGAGATAGTGTGCTACTGTCATCTTATTTCTTTTAGAGCAAATGTGGCTATACACATGGAATTGACACTGATTGACACATTAACTAATTCCAATTTATGTGCATTGACAAATGTCTGATTCTCAATGGCTTTGACTTTTCAGTCCATCTCTGCATATAGTGGACACTACCGGCCAACGAATGACGCGCTCAACTCCTTCATATCATATCTCAAGGAAAATGGTGTCGACATTGATGAAGTTGAGGTAATTTGATTAGCACCAGATCATTCCTGTGTACTTAACTACAGTGTTTGTTTAGGCCAATGAATAGTTCTTCAAGTAGACACTTATCTTTTATGGCCAGAACATTTAGTAGTTGGAAAACATGTTGATAATCAATAGCATTTTTCATTGAATGATTCTGATGCATTGTTTCAGATACGCAATCCAAAAGATGATACCGATATTTACGAGGACGGGAAGCTTAGTGAAATAGCCACAGCACCTGAAGATTCTAGCAATGGTAATATACCTGAGCTTGGAGTTTCTGAGGAAGCTGACAACACGACATCCTCAAATACGGAAGAGCCTCAACTTGGATCTGTTGGAAGTTACAAAAGGACTCTCTCTGGTGGTCTTCAGAGTCCAAGAGCTGATGTGCCCAAGAAAGCAATATTGCAAAGAATCAATTCCAAGAAGGCCACAAAATCCTACCAATTGGGACATCAACTTTCACATAGATGGTCAACTGGGGCAGGACCTAGAATTGGGTGTGTTGCTGACTACCCTGTAGAGCTTAGACTACAGGCCTTGGAAATGCTTAACCTTTCTCCAAAAGTTCCTCCTTCTCCTTCCTCATACAGGTTAGTGGGTGGTCTTGTGCCACCTACGACCAATGGCACTAGAATTGACACTGATGAGAATTCTGTTCATTGAGCTAGTAACTGATCTTAGGATTATGTGTATGATGCTTCCCGCATAGTGTGGTAACACTTTAAGGTTTTTCTGCTAAGCTTTTAAGTTCTTTGGTTAAATGTAAAATATCTGTTCTTTATGTTTTTCTCTACTTTTGAGGACTTGTTAtctttataaaattcaattgtttttattatctCATTCTCATGTCATGGTTGTTTGTTTCCACTAAGATGAAGATAAATGGAAAAAAGTGTTTAATGTGATACCCTGTAGTGGTGGATGGTTATGCTAGATTGGGTTGAAATTTAGAGCTACTGTGTTTGAATTGTGTTACACATGTTTAACGAAAGTAGAATCCACGAACGAAGCAGTTTGCTGTATTTGGTAGAAGCCATGATTTTTAGAAACACTTGTGATATTAGTCTGTGCTTCATGACCTTTTATTGAAAACAGCACTAGTTTCTAGAAATGATAcgtatcatttaaaaataaaaatgtccttgtatgtcaaataataatttaaatgctttagaaaaaaaattatcagtcTGCTTCATGACCTGTTATTGCATCTTGGACGTGGACATGAATGATGAATGTTATAATGCGAAAACTTGTTTACTTTTACATTCTGAATTATGTGTAACAGAATTTAACTGAAGTCTGTCATTAAGAATTTGatagaaatcattttgaaaGAATTAGTTTAAGAAAAATTGGATTTGCATGTTTGGGAATGATATTCTAAAATGTGAGTTtagacaaaataattttatttgaaagtaAATGCTAACAAGGCTCTTAGGACACTGATTAGGACACTGATTATGGAACTTAaagtagaaatatttttattaagaggtgaaaaattatgttgtctgatttttttactttcatctAAGTTTTACAATACATTTTTTCTCAAACATGTTTTTGTAGAAACACGTTCTGGTCAAAACAAGCATGTTTTTGGAGTACTAGATTCTCAAAAGTCACCTCCAAATATTCAACCATTAATTTATGAATCAACTGTAATTATTTCATACTTTATAATTTAAAGTACACATGTTATTTTAAAGGAGGTAAATTCATTAATCCCATTCCTTGATCACTCGTCAAAGGcattgagaaaaaagaaaaagaaaaactaattaaactaCTAAGACGTGTTACAATAGGAACAGCCAGGAAAGGTTCGTGTACAATAGTAAAAACtactttgaaatttcaaatgtgGGATACATAACCTCAAGCCAAGAAAACAGATAACCAAACAAGGGACAGTGAAAAAGGGGCATTTTGAATAAAAGTTCAGAGATAGGTATTTAAGAaacacaaatatattattttgaataaaatcagaaagaaacacaaatatatattttagttaccTAATTAAGAAACTATCCAAAGATCAATGGCTATGAGACAGAGTAGTGTTTCTTGTGGCTACTTTTGTGACATCCTGTAGCTGTTAAAAATATGTTCGCGTTGAATGTATTAAATACATTGAAAAGGATTGGTACAGCTGGAGTAAGAGAGGACacatatcatttaataaaatctGTACATCAATTATTCGACCACCATTAAATGTCCACTGTAAATTCATTTCCTTAGGCAATAATTCTTCATTTGTACCTGCGTTTGATCTGTGGCACTATACAATAGGTTAGCCATTTATTTCATTTCACAAAATGGAAATATTCCGCTCAATAAAGTTATAGTTTGTGATATGATATCTGCTACCACAGAAGAAAGAGGCCCCCTTTCTCAATTAGTAATCCGAAGTATGCCAAAGTTGTTGAACTACTTCAAGGTAGACATTTGGGAGGGGCATCCTTCATTTGCAAATATTTTTAAGGGTAATGATGGTGAATACTTTACTTTGaccattttattaatatttattttctgtcTCTTCCTATAATATCGTATAATCGGTTAGATATACACGCCTTCCTCTTTTTCTCATTAAGTATCAAATAGATTTTTagtgttcataattaatttttaatcattttgggTGATTTCTTgatgtatctattttttttataacgatGATATTAATACGAAGTAATCACCATTGAAAgtaatatctaatttttatcGTTAATTAAGGAATATCACTATCATTTATGTTAACTAGTGTTAgagatatatttaatttagagatttttaaattgtcaaaccgattaaaaagaaatatcatcagataaaaaaatatgtataattatagtttttgaaaattaaaccaaaCTAAAGCAAATTGCAtactatactttttttttattattttatttttcttttatattccaTATGAAATCTCATTATCAGTTTTAACAATGATAATATGTGGTTCTATAtgtgtttggatattttttttagttatattaaATTGAGTTTATGACATTGATAATGcatgattaattgattatcaATATGTTTGGATTCACCGAAATGATTCCAAAAATAATGGTGTTCCATCGTGATTTTTCATCACACTAGAGATCGCATTTCCAAAGAGTAAATATCCTCAGCAGTGAAATTGAACAATATATGGTGCAATAACTAATTGATTGACCAGTTTAACACTTAAACTATACACCTGAACACActagatattttattatacacAATCACATttgttctattttattatttttctttttctatttttaacaacaccttatttttcattttgacaCACTTTATTTTGGTGCATCACGTTATTGTAGCCTGGTTATTTAATTTTGGTATGCTTAAGTGGGAGTGATTTAGTAACAATGCCTCATTGCTCTATCTTATTAATGCCACACTCGAAGAGTGAATAGGATGAgcataaaaaaatgtgagacTCCAAACCGAGAATGCCAGCGAAActgatttttattttccctGTTGAATAATGTAAAAAGGCTCCAAAACatgaatagaaatagaaatagaaataaataaataaataaaatagaataaatatggGTTGTATAAACAAGATCTAGTATGGTTAGGTGTATAGTTTAGGTGTTAAACTGACCAATCAATTGGTTACTCTATCAAATATTGCTCAATTTCACTACAGAGGATCTACACTCATTTCCAAACACATACTATCAATAGTTGGCACTTGGCAATGCActcacttatttttattaaaaaaagtttgtaacgtaattattattatatgttattcTTTGTTCCCGATTACTTATAATActcatttgtttaaaatttaaaaaaattgcttccaaaaaagtgtttttttaagaaattaatggaatttacttcttaaaacaagtataaaactatttttaaagcaaaagcagtttaaaaaatcacaaataattgcttattttattaaaaaaaatatttttagcaaataaatttaaacagcTCATGATTATGTAAACCTTATTTTTAagcattaattataatttaattagttattagattttatattgtgcagatttatttttttaattcaaattaaaataactttaaaagtcaaataaaaaatataaaccaaatcaaattaaattaaaaatattaaatttatttggttcaaatttaatattacattcaagcaaaatctcattatttttatttatatttcaaatgattttttcttaaCCAAACTACACTGAAAATACCCTTGAAAAAACACTCctaaaaaaacacattcaatCATTCTCAAATCTCAATGAAACCCGGATTCAAACAAATGTCCAATTACTCAAGATTGACAATTGGCCTTTAATTCAGCACGCCCAGTTTTTATTCCACTAAAGACATATTAAACTAGTTTTGTTGAGACACCATAGCAGTTAATGCCCAGTTGGAAGAAATTAAACATCAGCATTCTCATGTAGCAAgagctttattattattattctaggCCAAACTCCCAAAACCCTTTTGGTGTTTTACTATATCTCATCAATAAAATTACAACCTGGTTAAGAAAGAAGACtaagaagaaaaaggttaagAGTTTGATCTctcttgttaataaaaaaaaattaacaaattaataattaacatttaccaaaaaaaacctCTTATCAACCATATGCACCATGTGATACATACCCCCATGAAAAAATCTCTTTTGGGAAATAAATCCTATCTAGGAATGTAatgtttcaattttcatttccaATCTCTACAACAGATTCTCAAACTTCCACTCCACAATCTGATCCTCTTTCTCCTTTAGCACAACACATTACACATGCTGATTCGAATTGATTATCCTAACTTTTCCCCCCACTACCATgactcttctcttctttctaccAACAACCCATCACAGATCAGACAAACCCATTTCACGATTCACGTGATAATCCTACACCTACTCACAGACATTTTATTCTCACTCATTATCTGCCTAGCTAAACCTATTCACAAGCCATTATACGTTGGCGTTGACTGTTGATAGCAAACCATGAATTCTTCTGAGTTGGATGCTTTGGGAAATAACAAAAACTTTGGTTATTACCAAATTTCCAAATGGAAAATCCCTAATAGGGCGTAAGTGGGCATAAaagatcaattaaaatatagaaatgaTGGGGTGTTTTTAGAgtatataaaaagattttagtGTTACATTACTTGATCCCTTCACcctcaattatttatatatcaatatatgTTTTAGCCCCACATTGAATCATTGATTGACTTGAAGCAGTTCTTGGTGGTCCTACAACTTATATGGTATAGAGTCATTGGTTAAAAATGTTGGAAATAATCCAAGTTTCATATCGGCTAAAAGTAATCCCacattagaatatataagtgagggacaaccctcaccccttgaactagcttttggggttgagttaggtctCTCACATTAtccattctaagatggtattaGAGCCAGTTCTGATCTTGGGACCACGCTTTCGCTAGCCCTTGCTTTGTGACGCATCAAGCCCAAGGAGTGCTTGACGTGAGGGGGTGTGTTGGAAATAATCCAAGTCCCACATTTACTAAAAGTAATCCCACATTAGAATATATGAGTGAGGGGCAACCCTCACcccttgagctagcttttggggttgagttaggcctctCACATTATCCATTCTAAGAATTGTCTAGCGACTGCTTCCCCTCCTCCTAGTCCAGCCCCTTCTTCACGTCCTAGCCCACCTCCTCGGGCTGTTACATGCAGCCAACATGGGATAGTTAAGCCAAAGAAGATCTTTAATCTTCATACCACTGTTGATAAATCCCCTCTGCCACGTAACCTCGTGTCGGCCTTTCAGGACCTGAATTAGAAAAAGGCTATGAATGATGAATTTGATgctcttattaaaaataagacgTGAGAGTTTTGCCATGTAGGTGATGACAAAACTCAACAAGTTGGCATAGATTATGGTGACACATTTAGTCCGGTGGTCAAATTAAACCAGCAACTATTCGTACAGTTCTGAGTCTGGCTTTGTCTAAGGCATGGCCCATTCATCAACTTGACGTAAAAAATGCCTTCTTACATGGTGAACTTAATGAGACTGTCTACATGCATCAACCTATGGGTTTTAGGGACCCGCAAAAACCTAATCATGTTTGTCTGTTAAAGAAGTCTCTATACGGGCTTAAACA of the Glycine max cultivar Williams 82 chromosome 13, Glycine_max_v4.0, whole genome shotgun sequence genome contains:
- the LOC100806520 gene encoding IQ domain-containing protein IQM3-like, producing the protein MEVQTHTLDIHQPQFRSSEYPNPTFPHSLHDPPIQTLTHAPGRACPQTNAALKVQKVYRSYRTRRRLADSAVVAEELWWQVIDFARLNHSTISFFNLPESAASRWSRVKLNASKVGKGLSLDAKAQKLAFQHWIEAIDPRHRYGHNLHYYYEEWCKTDSGQPFFYWLDLGNGKNIDLEQCPRSKLRKQCIKYLGPQEREHYEYIVCEGNIIHKQSGDFLHTREDSKDAKWIFVMSTSKKLYAGKKKKGLFHHSSFLAGGATVAAGRLEAEHGILKSISAYSGHYRPTNDALNSFISYLKENGVDIDEVEIRNPKDDTDIYEDGKLSEIATAPEDSSNGNIPELGVSEEADNTTSSNTEEPQLGSVGSYKRTLSGGLQSPRADVPKKAILQRINSKKATKSYQLGHQLSHRWSTGAGPRIGCVADYPVELRLQALEMLNLSPKVPPSPSSYRLVGGLVPPTTNGTRIDTDENSVH